In one Gopherus evgoodei ecotype Sinaloan lineage chromosome 1, rGopEvg1_v1.p, whole genome shotgun sequence genomic region, the following are encoded:
- the LOC115648220 gene encoding olfactory receptor 52K2-like has product MAASNWTTPHPSTFILPGILGLEAANVWISIPFCSVYIPSLLGNGLLLAVIKTEPSLHEPMYLFLSLLVLADLVISTTTLPKTLCIFWFRDQAIHTNACLAQIYLIHSISTMESGLMLAMAFNRYVAICNPLQHSAILTSQAIAKIGLSVVMRGVLLLGPHPFLLQWLPYCRTNVISHTYCEFMALVKLACVDTTVMTAYSLVVAFFTGGLDLLLIVLSYVMILWATFRLPSKEAQRKSLSTCSSHICVMLVFYTPAFLDS; this is encoded by the coding sequence ATGGCAGCTTCCAACTGGACGACACctcacccctccaccttcatcctccCCGGCATCCTGGGGCTGGAGGCAGCaaatgtctggatctccatccccttctgctccGTCTACATTCCGTCCCTCCTGGGGAACGGCCTCCTCCTGGCTGTTATCAAGACTGAACcgagcctccatgagcccatgtacctTTTCCTTTCCTTGCTGGTGCTCGCCGACCTGGTCatatccaccaccaccctgcccaaAACCCTCTGCATTTTCTGGTTCAGGGACCAGGCCATTCACACCAATGCTTGCCTGGCCCAGATTTATTTGATTCACTCAATTAGTACCATGGAGTCTGGGTTAATGCTGGCCATGGCCTTCAATCGCTATGTTGCTATCTGTAACCCACTGCAACACTCGGCCATCCTGACCAGTCAGGCCATAGCCAAGATAGGGCTGAGTGTTGTGATGAGGGGAGTCCTGTTACTGGGCCCACACCCATTCCTGCTGCAGTGGCTCCCATACTGCAGGACCAATGTCATTTCTCACACCTATTGTGAGTTCATGGCACTGGTGAAACTGGCCTGTGTGGACACTACAGTCATGACAGCCTATAGTCTGGTTGTAGCATTTTTCACCGGCGGCTTAGACCTGCTGCTGATTGTCCTGTCCTACGTGATGATTCTCTGGGCCACCTTCAGACTCCCCTCCAAGGAGGCGCAGCGCAAGTCcctcagcacctgcagctcccacatcTGTGTCATGTTGGTGTTTTACACTCCTGcgttcttagactcatag